One Lepus europaeus isolate LE1 chromosome 4, mLepTim1.pri, whole genome shotgun sequence genomic window, gcctccccaaagAGCTCACACCTATCCTTTCTCTTCCTCAGTGGCCACACATTGCCCTGGGGTCACACCTCAGGCCTGCGTAACCTGTGGCCGCAGAGCTCTTCCTGGTACTGCCCCTGCCTAGCTAGCCCAGCCTCTCCTTTCTGACCTTCTCTGCCCTACCCAGCTCCACCAAGAGTCGGAGCCCCAGCTGCACGGGCTCCAGGAAGTGCTCATGGCTGGGATAGGAGCACTTCCTCTAGGTTCCCAGCAGGCCCTGTGCCTTCTTCCCTGTAGCACTTGTCACTGTCACTCTGAGTTTTGTTGCCTGTTGGCGTGTCTGTCTCCCCCAGCAGACTAGTCCCAGGGGGCAGAGATGTGTATCCTGTGTGGCTGAGCTCCCAGAGCCAACCCTGTCTCGCAGAGGTGATGGTTCAGTAACTGGTGGTCACTTGGGACTAGAAACCCTAGGAACTTCTGAAGTCAGACCTGGGGTCCTGTCATGACTCTGCCACTTGCTGACCACGGAACCCTGAGCCAGTTCCGTACTCTTTACTGAGCCAGGGTTCATCATCTGTAAGTGGGGGAGTGTAATGTATCAGGACAGGTATAAGGACTGCGGGGCCCAGCATGTGGGAAGTGACAGGCTCACAGCGGGCAACAGGAGATGTGTGTTTCGGTGCTTTCTCTCTTGCCACCAAAGCATAtgtgccccgcccccgcccaccaCTCCCTCCATCCCGATTCTTTTCAGCAAGATTGCTTTCCTGAAATGAGCTTTTGTACAGGGCCCCAGCCTACAACTGTGCTGGTGCTGGGGAGGAGTGGAGCAGGGGGCCCCGGTCCCTCGTCTGTGCCCATGGCTGAGCTGCTTCTGGCTGAGCCCCCTCTGCTGGGGCACAGTGCTCATGCAGGGAAAAGGGCTTGCCCCACGCTCTCAGCCATCTTCAGAGCCCCCCGCAGGGAGAGAAGCtgagttacaaagggagaaagGTTCCCATAGAACAAGTGATTTGTCCAAGGTCCCCTGGGGACAGCTAACCTTGGTCTTTTGTGCAGCTCGTGTTCAGAAGAGATGAGAGACTGCTGGGGCATGGGCTCACTTGGCTTGGAGCTGACTCTGAGGTGGAGGCAAGCCGCCTTTTCTGTCCCCAGTTGGCCTATCCCTGTTCCTGTCCCTCCATTCCCAGACCATCTGGAACCTGTGGTGGGAGTCATCCACCACCTCCTTCCCAAGGGTGCGACACCTGTCCGTCTCCTGGAGGCCTTACTGGCCTGCCAGTGCCCTGCACTTGGGCAGAGAGATGGCGGTGGCTTGGAGCCCACAGACAAACTGTGATCCTGCCCCTCCAAGCCTGCTGGTCTTTACTCGAGCGGAGGGGCCGCTTCTTCACATCTAGCTGTGAGGGCTCCAGTGGCCTCTGTGCTACGCCATTGGATACACCGTAGGCATGGCCTTGGTCACCTGAGGCCAACCAAGGGGAGTGACCTTTGTACAGGCAAGGTGCCCTCTTGGCCAACACCCAGACCCAGCTTCAGGGCACCTGCATTTGCAGCCACCAGAGCAGTCTCATCTGCGGTGGCAACCTCACTGCCCCTATCCTCCTTATAAGACCCTCAGGATGCCCTGGCTTCGATCCCTGACCCCCTGCACAATTGGAGGGAATGCACCGGTAAACATGTTCCCACTTTAGTCTTCCCTCCTGGATGGTTGAGAGATCTCTGAGGCCCAACAAGGGAGCAAGGGCGCTGCCGAAGTTCACCCAGGGCTCAGGCCTGGCAGGAAGTGCCCCTTGCATCCTCACCCACTCGGGTTGGACCTGACCCGGGGTCCTGGTGAACAAGCTGTGACAATCCTGGCCTCTGTGGGTGTGCCCATGCCTCCACCCAGCATGTGGAGCTGTGGAGCTGCCCTTCGTCCTCACTCCTATAGGGTGGCACACAAACCAGGATCGGGACGTCTTGTCTCCAGCAAGTTGGCggcagagccagccccaggctgctgtggcaggTGTCACAGGCGCCTGCTGAGACTGCCTCTTGTGTTGGCAGGAAAAGGAGAAGGCCCAGTTGGCAGCAGAAGCTCTGAAGCAGGCGAGTCGTGTTTCTGGAAGCCGGGAACCGAAGCCTGCCAGGGAGAGGCTGGTGGAGTGGCCCGAGCAGGACCTGGATCGGGTCAACAGCTTCCTGAGCAGCCGGCTGCAGGAGATCAAGAACACTGTCAAGGACTCCATCCGTGCCAGCCTCAGTGCGTGTGAGCTTGGCAAGGACAGCAACGGTTTCCCTAATGAGGGGGCTGTTGAGCCTGAGCCCCAGAGTCTAACCCCCTTGAACCTCAATGGCTCCTCGGAGCAACGGCCTGACATCAACCTTGACCTATCCCCCTTGACTTTGGGCTCCCCCCAGAACCACACGTTACAAGCTCCAGGCGAGCCAGCCCCACCATGGGCAGAAATGAGAGGCCCACACCCACCCTGGACAGAGGTGAGGGGCCCTCCTCCTGGTATCAGCCCCGAGAACGGGCTGGTAAGGAGACTCAGCACCGTGCCCAACCTGTCCCGGGTCATCTGGGTCAAGACACCCAAGCCAGGCAACCCTGAGGAGCTGAGCCCAAAGGAGCTCCCCACCTGCAAGCAGGAGCTGCCTGAGCCTGTAGCCACAGGTGGGAAGCCGCGGAAGGGCAAGAGACAGGGCAGTCAGGCCAAGAAGAGTGAGGTGAGCACAGCCCCCCGAGCCCCAGCCAGCCTAGAGGCCCCCAGTGCCAAGGGCCAGGCCTCTGGCCCCAGGCAACCAAGCAAGGGCCCAGAACCTCCCAAAGTGGGTGGCTGTGCTGAGGCTGGAGAGGGGAGCCGGGGGAGCAGGCcaggaccaggctgggccagcagccCCAAAACTGAGAAGGAGAAGGGCAGCTCCTGGCGGAACTGGCCCGGTGAGGCCAAGGCACGGCCTCCAGAGCAGGAGTCtgtgcagcccccaggcccagcaaGGCCGCAGAGCTTGCCCCAGGGCAAGGGCCGCAGCCGCCGGAGCCGCCACAAGCAGGAGAAGTCGGCCTCCTCCTTGGGTGAGTGCAGCAGGAACCGAGTGGCtgaccctcccaccccagccaggccGCGGGGTGGAGGGTAGTCCTGGTGTGTGGGCAGCGCTGCCCCCAGAGCATGACCCCAGAGGCCCGGCCATGGGCACTGAGCCCCCCTGGCTGTGTCTTCCTAGACGACGTGTTCCTGCCCAAGGACACAGATGGGGTGGAGATGGACGAGACGGACCGCGAGGTGGAGTACTTCAAGAGGTATGTGTGCCccccacctgctcctgctccccaccctggAGCTTGGTGCTGGGCCACTGAGCTCGGGAAGGCCTGCTTCCTCAATGCTAGCCCTGGGGGCCTTGCCACTCCTCCAGTCCCTCCTCCAGCTGGCCTGTCACTGGGGTCCCGGGGGGCCACTTGGCAGGGTGGGCATGTGGGAGGATGCCAGGGATAGGCAGGAGACGTGGCAGGCCCCCAAACCAGGGCCTTCTCCAGCTTGATTCATTTGTACTTACCACGCTGTGCCTGTGCTGAACTCTGGGAACAGTCTACATGGGGCGAGAGATCCAGACTGACAGCCCAGAGACGGAAGCCCTTAggagctgtggggtgggggttggaagGAGGACTCTTAAACCACGCTGAAGGTAGGGTAGGCCAGGAGGCCGGCCTGGGAGGGCGATGACCAAGCTGGAACCTGAAAAGTAGGAACTGAGCAGGTAAAATGGAAAGGTGTTTGTGACAGCAGGGCCAGTGTGTCTGAAATTTTGAGGGTCAGGAAGGCACAGCATGCTTCCAATACAGCTAGAGTAAACCCTGAGTGGAGGAGGGGACTTGCATCCCACGGCAGTCATCGTTCCCTGTGGTTTGTGGACAGTGGTTGCTAGGGCATGGCCAGAGAGCACCCAGGCCCACCTGCCCTGCAAGCCAGAGGGAGTGTGGAGCTGGCCTGGTGGCTTAGTGAGGACACATATGGGGTCTAGCAGAGGGTTCTGGTGAGGAAGGGAGGGCCCCTCTGAATGGTATCTTCCAAACCCAACAGGTTCTGTTTGGATTCTGCAAAGCAAACACGTCAAAAAGTTGCTGTGAACTGGACCAACTTCAGCCTCAAGAAAACCACTCCCAGCACAGCACAGTGAGGTAGAGCCTGTACACCCTCTCCTTGCGGGCTGCCACCTCTACGGTTCCACCTACTGCACTCTGCTCTCCCATGAGGCACGAGAAGTGGGCTTTGGGCTTGGCAGCCCTGGCCCCATGCACCACAGCGACTGCACTCTGGCTATGGCCCGCTGGCCGTCCTGTGGCCTCTCACTGAAGGCCCCTATCCTCCATCATTCTCCCTGGCCAGGCCCTCCCTTAGCTTTCTTGCGCATGCTCTGAAGGGCCCCTACCTGCACAGCTGCTCCTGGAGCATCAGCACTGGGGCTCAGCCtctctcacctgctgctgcccagttcCCAGACCTCGCGGTAGGCCCCTGGGGGCCACACCACCCCTGTGCCATCAGGCTTGGGGCTGAGTGCTGCTCAcatggcctggctctgctgcaggCTGCCAATTTGCTTAGCTGAAGCAGTGTGAGAGGCAGTCAGCAGGGCCGACAAGCAAGCGAGGTCCTGTAGGCCACTAAAGTGTGGAGGGCCCAGTCGGAGCTTCACAACAGGACCTGTTCGAGAGGAAAGCAGTAGCCAAGCCGCTTTCATGAAGAAGAGACCTAGCCTCCAGGTCGCCCTGACCTCCCAGCCACCCGTGTGGCTCCTTTTGTCTGCGGTATGCAGAGTCAGATGACATTCTGGAAACGGAAGACTGGAGAGGGCACCGTACATTAGGCAAGGGCAGCTGGCCAGCAGGCCTTGGTGCAGGGCCCGGGGCTGGCTGGCAACTGCACGGCTCCCCTCAAGGCagtgggaggctggggcaggtggactgagTTCAGGGACAGCACTCACCACGACCCCAAGGATGTTCCCACCCCTTCTCTGCTAGGGCCAGCTCAGCCTTGGCTCCTACAGCACGGTGTGCTGCCTGGAAGTCAGGACCATCTCCCGCAGACTCCCCTCGGCCCTCTGTTCCGAGTGGGCTGGGCTCCCTGATCTTTTGCCAATCCAACATGCACACCCCAAGGCACATCTTCCGGTGCCAAGATGCACCCCCACTTCACGTGCACACTAGGCAGGAGTAACAGGGATCCTGCGCACTTCACCTGTTGTccttgtgtgagagagagagagtcgcaCCTCCTCCTGGAGCCCAATTCCACTGTCCTCTGGGAAGCCATGGGCAGCCGTCTTCTCCCACTCGGTCCTCTTGGCCTTTCCCTCCTGTCTTCCGTTCCAAGACTAAAGatacctcctcctccccctccaggaAACTCtgtcctctcacacacacacaacccccccAAGGCGAGACACGGAGCCCTGCCATGTGCCCACAGGGCTGCTGGACCAGATGCTGGCCAGCCAGCCCAGCTATGCCCGCAGGAGAGCAGGTGCTGGAGGCTGTGCCGTCACGCAGCCCTTGCCGGGACTCCCCAGGGACTGCCCCACGCGTGGCCAGAACCCCGGGCCAGGGGCTCTGTTCACCCACAGGGTCTTAAGTTACATCCTCTGCTGGGGTGGTCCCATGAATCAGCCTTTGCAGCCAGCTGTTTGTGGGAGACTGGGACCACCCTGTGATCCTACTTGTTTGTTCCTTCCCAGGCGCTCTCGGGGCTGAGCTGCTGCAGGGTGTCCCGAGACCCTGACTGCCAGCTGAGGTCTGGGGTTTCTCCCTCCACATCCCCCACCCACCTGCCGAAGACCCTCCCTGCTGCCGCCGTCCTGGACCAACCAAAAGCTGAACGgatgctgtgctgtgctggggaCCCTCAGGACCTTGGCCGAGCCACTTCCTGGTGCTACGCAGCCTCCACACTCAGAGCCCAGGGActgggctggcctggggctggggctgatggTACTGCTGGCCCGACACtgctttctgtttccattttgtttttgtttttgtttgtttttatctttttgtttttttcaattcTTTACTTTTGATACTGTGAAGATCTTTCATGCTGAAAGATAAAGCAACATTTGGACACGGAGATGGTGCATTAGTGAttcactgggctgggcagggagtgGGCGAGGAGGGCGgtcacctgcagccctggcctctcccagtCCTCACTCCCTCCTTTTACCCATCTTATGCTAAGGTGGGAAAGTGAGCTAGGGCTGGCCGCCGAGGGCTGAGCATGGGCCGGCGGGACTGGCGTCAGTGCCTTTGCCTTGGGTTGGGAGGGCTGTGGTGGGGCCGCCCCTCTCCCTGCCGTCTCAGCCCCCTCTCTGCAAGCTTGGTGAGTCGGAGGCTTTGGACTCGGCCTCTgtgcagctggaagctggagagaCCTTTGTGGACCGTGTGGCTGTGCCTGGGTGACTGGGGGAGACGAAGCTTGATTTCCCCGTAGGAATGGGAATGCAGCCTAGGGACCTGACAGCTAAGACGGTAACAAGCCCTCTGTCGTTGACGCGAGCTAGCTTACCCTCTCCAAGGATGCCTCACACACTTGTATCCTAACGCCTTGCCACCAGGGTGGTTTTCTCTGCTGAGGCCAGCTCAGCTGGGGCTTCTGTGGGGACCATGTTGCCTGGAGGCCGTGCCCACAGTCTAAGGGCCCTGGCCCTGTCTCTAGGGCAGGGACACAGCGCCGATCCTGCGGCCACTTTCCTGTGAAACCGCCGTGTTCCTCGCCTCTGCGCTTGCGCCAGGCTCCTGCCCTGCGTGGAATCGGCACTACTCTGATTCAGAAGGTGCAGGGCTGAGGGAGCAGCCCGCAGCAGCAAAGAGATAGGCAGACTGCCGGGCCCCGGGACAAGCTGAGTCCAGGGCTCCAGACCCTGGCGACCCCTCCCATCCCAGCGGAGAGGCCCTCGAACTGTGAAAGCTCCGGGAATCCGCCTTCCCTGCCTTCGTGGGCCTCGAGACCGCACTGCCGGGCGCTCATCACACAGGCGCCCAGGTCGGCGCGGCGCGGCCCGCTCGTTCCTCTGAGGCCCGAGGCTGTGGCCTTCGCGCGTGGCCAGCCCACGGCCTCCTGGTCCCCGAGCTCCGCGGCAGCGCGGGCAGTAGTCGTTCTCTCGCGTACACAGCCTCGCCAGAATCCGGGGGTGAACCGGTGGGGTcgcccgggaagccccgcccgccccgccgggGTCCCGACGCTCGCCTCGTCCTCCAGCGCCCGGCCGCTAGGCGGCTCGCGTCGGCAGGGACTGCCGATGACGTGGGCGCCGGGCGCGGCCGTATGCCGAACTGCGGAGCCGCGGTCTGCACTTCCACCCGCGCAGGCTCCTAAGCTGCCAGTGTCCCACAATGCCTTGCATGGCACTTTCGCCCTTAGCCCCACCCCCCGCAACAGCCGCGCAGTCATCCGCAGGATGACTCTACAGAGTCTGTAGAGGAAATTTGTCCCTCGGCGAGACCCGTCATGCCGTAGTCGTTGCTAGGCGCCGACTCCGCTTCTTCACATCTGATTGGATCTCACTCGAGGCAGAGGTGTGGTCCGGCTGTGGCGCGCATGCGGGCAGCAAAGGATGGAGGAGTCGGAACCAGAGCGGAAGGTGGGACTGGGGCTGCGGAGCGCGCGGGTGGGGCGCGGGAGTGGAGGCCGAGGTGGAGTTGGCGATGGCCCGGGTTTGACTAGTGCGTGTGTGCAGCGGGCTCGCGCCGATGAGGCGAATGCTGGAGGCAGCCATTCCGAGGTGGAGGATGACGACGACGAGGACTACGTACCCTATGTGCCGCTGCGACAGCGCCGGCAGCTACTGGTGAGGGGTCGAGGAGGAGAGGGGGCGTGAGCACCCGGTCTtggtgggtgggggtggcccCTGCCTGCGGGTGTAGGGGGAGTGAGCGTCAGTACACGGGAGCGTGGCTCTCGggcgaacagggacctgatgtgGGGCGGGCCAACTCCGTGCCTGGGGCCGTCGAACCCTGGGCCCGACACCCCGCTCCGCCGTGGGCTCGGCGCTCAGGGGCCCTAGTGGACTCTCAGCTCCAGAAGCTGCTGCAGCGAAGGCGTAAGGGAGCcgcggaggaggagcagcaggacagcGGCAGCGAGCCCCGGGGAGATGAGGACGACATCCCGCTGGGCCCGCAGTCCAACGTCAGCCTCCTGGATCAGCACCAGCACCTCAAGGAGAAGGCTGAAGGTGGGCCGGGGGGAGGCGGGAAGCcgagcccgagcccgagcccCTGGGTTGGCGTCTGGCCAACATCCTCCGTTCCTTTCCTCAGCTCGCAAGGAATCCGCCAAGGAGAAGCAgctgaaggaagaagagaagattCTGGAGAGCGTGGCTGAGGGCCGAGGTATGGCGGCAGGCAGGGCAGCGAGGAGGCTGGTGGGGCTGCCGCCCGCATCCCCAGGCAGGTGGGATCCCGGTAGCTGGCCCTGAGCCGCGTGTGTTCCTTCAGCACTGATGTCGGTGAAGGAGATGGCCAAAGGTATCACGTATGACGACCCGATCAAGACCAGGTGTGTCTGTGCGCCAGCCCCGACGTAGCGTGGGTGCGGGGAGACGTGCAAGACCGCCCACCTGAGGCCCACTGCGCCTGAGCCCTGCCTCTCACCCTCAGCTGGACGCCACCCCGTTACGTGCTGAGCATGTCTGAAGAGCGCCATGACCGCGTGCGGAGGAAGTACCACATCCTGGTGGAGGGGGACGGGATCCCGCCGCCCATCAAGAGCTTCAAGGAGATGAAGTTTCCCGCAGGTGCTTGGCGGCagggaagacccctctgtctgaTCGGGTGCCTGGGAGTCCGCTGTCTCGGCACAGGGTGCTGCCTGCCAGTGGGGGTGGAGGGATTTGGGATAGGGGTCTCTTGAGGCCCCTCCTCGTGGCCCCAGCTGTGCAAGTTTATCGCCCTGTGCCCTCGCCACACTGCAGTGGGGGAGTAACTTTGGGCTTGGACCTAGGTGGGAATCCCAGCTCCACCTAACTAACAAGCCTTGGACAAGGGGTGGGGACTCGGATAAAGAGCCTGTGACACAGGAACGAAGCCTGGGTTGTCTTCCGCAGCCATCCTGAGAGGCCTGAAGAAGAAGGGCATCCATCACCCCACGCCCATTCAGATCCAGGGCATCCCCACGATGTGAGTGCGGGCCATGGCCCCAAGACCTGCCAAGGcggcagggaggagctgggtgtcTGCGCCACCCGCTCACCTTGACCCACGCGCTGTCCTCTCCCACAGCCTCTCCGGCCGTGACATGATAGGCATCGCCTTCACGGGTTCAGGCAAGACGCTGGTCTTCACCTTGCCCGTCATCATGTTCTGCCTGGAGCAAGAGAAGAGGTTACCTTTCTCCAAGCGCGAGGGGCCCTACGGACTCATCATCTGCCCCTCTGTGAGCtaggcggggctggggggtggggccgAGACCGGAGCCACCTCCCGGCGCCAACCTCTGCCGTCGTGCCCGCAGCGGGAGCTGGCCCGACAGACCCACGGCATCCTGGAGTATTACTGCCGCCTGCTGCAAGAGGACAGCTCACCGCTGCTGCGCTGCGCCCTCTGCATCGGGGGCATGTCCGTCAAGGAGCAGATGGAGACCATCCGGCAGTGaggacccctgccccagccctcctgcgGGCCCAGGCCCCGAGGACACCCA contains:
- the FAM193B gene encoding protein FAM193B isoform X8, with product MPKLVKNLLGEMPLWVCQSCRKSMEEDERQTGREHAVAISLSHTSCKSQSCGGDSPSSSSSSSSSSSSSSSSCHGNSGDWDPSSFLSAHKLSGLWNSPHSSGAVPGSSLGSPAIPGEAFPVSEHHQHPDLTAPPNSPTGHHPQPASLMPSHLGSFGSPPHSHLLPTTLAAPFPTQASECPVAAAATPHPPGPCQSPHLPSTSMPLLKMPPPFSGCSHPCSGHCGGPLLPPPGSQPLPSTPSRDPGCKGHKFAHSGLACQLPQPCEADEGLGEEEDSSSERSSCTSSSTHQRDGKFCDCCYCEFFGHNAPPAAPTSRNYTEIREKLRSRLTRRKEELPMKGVALGGIPGEPAVDHRDVDELLEFINSTEPKVPNSARAAKRARHKLKKKEKEKAQLAAEALKQASRVSGSREPKPARERLVEWPEQDLDRVNSFLSSRLQEIKNTVKDSIRASLSACELGKDSNGFPNEGAVEPEPQSLTPLNLNGSSEQRPDINLDLSPLTLGSPQNHTLQAPGEPAPPWAEMRGPHPPWTEVRGPPPGISPENGLVRRLSTVPNLSRVIWVKTPKPGNPEELSPKELPTCKQELPEPVATGGKPRKGKRQGSQAKKSEVSTAPRAPASLEAPSAKGQASGPRQPSKGPEPPKVGGCAEAGEGSRGSRPGPGWASSPKTEKEKGSSWRNWPGEAKARPPEQESVQPPGPARPQSLPQGKGRSRRSRHKQEKSASSLDDVFLPKDTDGVEMDETDREVEYFKRFCLDSAKQTRQKVAVNWTNFSLKKTTPSTAQ
- the FAM193B gene encoding protein FAM193B isoform X9: MKAEWKQKVSVPRAWQPAEGQPMNADSARREAQIRAPAASGQGQEAVQKSHKPPAAPTSRNYTEIREKLRSRLTRRKEELPMKGVALGGIPGEPAVDHRDVDELLEFINSTEPKVPNSARAAKRARHKLKKKEKEKAQLAAEALKQASRVSGSREPKPARERLVEWPEQDLDRVNSFLSSRLQEIKNTVKDSIRASLSACELGKDSNGFPNEGAVEPEPQSLTPLNLNGSSEQRPDINLDLSPLTLGSPQNHTLQAPGEPAPPWAEMRGPHPPWTEVRGPPPGISPENGLVRRLSTVPNLSRVIWVKTPKPGNPEELSPKELPTCKQELPEPVATGGKPRKGKRQGSQAKKSEVSTAPRAPASLEAPSAKGQASGPRQPSKGPEPPKVGGCAEAGEGSRGSRPGPGWASSPKTEKEKGSSWRNWPGEAKARPPEQESVQPPGPARPQSLPQGKGRSRRSRHKQEKSASSLDDVFLPKDTDGVEMDETDREVEYFKRFCLDSAKQTRQKVAVNWTNFSLKKTTPSTAQ
- the FAM193B gene encoding protein FAM193B isoform X7; its protein translation is MTRRRSRPSGGAGRRERARATGLQKPQAPEPPPPPPPPPPPPSLEAGAGAGPPEAPAEPDRDGLREEDEPQLAPSPQVPPTASQSVQTCCLLCHRERKGWEEGPSQNGLVLQGEAFPVSEHHQHPDLTAPPNSPTGHHPQPASLMPSHLGSFGSPPHSHLLPTTLAAPFPTQASECPVAAAATPHPPGPCQSPHLPSTSMPLLKMPPPFSGCSHPCSGHCGGPLLPPPGSQPLPSTPSRDPGCKGHKFAHSGLACQLPQPCEADEGLGEEEDSSSERSSCTSSSTHQRDGKFCDCCYCEFFGHNAPPAAPTSRNYTEIREKLRSRLTRRKEELPMKGVALGGIPGEPAVDHRDVDELLEFINSTEPKVPNSARAAKRARHKLKKKEKEKAQLAAEALKQASRVSGSREPKPARERLVEWPEQDLDRVNSFLSSRLQEIKNTVKDSIRASLSACELGKDSNGFPNEGAVEPEPQSLTPLNLNGSSEQRPDINLDLSPLTLGSPQNHTLQAPGEPAPPWAEMRGPHPPWTEVRGPPPGISPENGLVRRLSTVPNLSRVIWVKTPKPGNPEELSPKELPTCKQELPEPVATGGKPRKGKRQGSQAKKSEVSTAPRAPASLEAPSAKGQASGPRQPSKGPEPPKVGGCAEAGEGSRGSRPGPGWASSPKTEKEKGSSWRNWPGEAKARPPEQESVQPPGPARPQSLPQGKGRSRRSRHKQEKSASSLDDVFLPKDTDGVEMDETDREVEYFKRFCLDSAKQTRQKVAVNWTNFSLKKTTPSTAQ
- the DDX41 gene encoding probable ATP-dependent RNA helicase DDX41 — its product is MEESEPERKRARADEANAGGSHSEVEDDDDEDYVPYVPLRQRRQLLLQKLLQRRRKGAAEEEQQDSGSEPRGDEDDIPLGPQSNVSLLDQHQHLKEKAEARKESAKEKQLKEEEKILESVAEGRALMSVKEMAKGITYDDPIKTSWTPPRYVLSMSEERHDRVRRKYHILVEGDGIPPPIKSFKEMKFPAAILRGLKKKGIHHPTPIQIQGIPTILSGRDMIGIAFTGSGKTLVFTLPVIMFCLEQEKRLPFSKREGPYGLIICPSRELARQTHGILEYYCRLLQEDSSPLLRCALCIGGMSVKEQMETIRHGVHMMVATPGRLMDLLQKKMVSLDICRYLALDEADRMIDMGFEGDIRTIFSYFKGQRQTLLFSATMPKKIQNFAKSALVKPVTINVGRAGAASLDVIQEVEYVKEEAKMVYLLECLQKTPPPVLIFAEKKADVDAIHEYLLLKGVEAVAIHGGKDQEERTKAIEAFREGKKDVLVATDVASKGLDFPAIQHVINYDMPEEIENYVHRIGRTGRSGNTGIATTFINKACDESVLMDLKALLLEAKQKVPPVLQVLHCGDESMLDIGGERGCAFCGGLGHRITDCPKLEAMQTKQVSNIGRKDYLAHSSMDF